The proteins below come from a single Zhouia spongiae genomic window:
- a CDS encoding beta-ketoacyl-ACP synthase III, whose protein sequence is MNKITAAITAVGAYVPEHVLTNKMLEEMVDTNDEWITTRTGIKERRILKEEGKGTSFLAIKAAEDLIQKKGLHPEDIDLVLVATATPDLPVAATAAFVASSIGAKNAFAYDLQAACSSFLYGMSTAASYIESGRYKKVLLIGADKMSSIIDYTDRTTCIIFGDGAGAVLFEPNEEGLGFQDEFLRSDGQGRDFLRIEAGGSILPASEETVKNKKHYVFQDGKTVFKFAVSNMADVSAKIMERNNLTREEVQWLVPHQANMRIINATANRMGVEESKVMVNIHKYGNTTSATLPLLLNDYEKQLKKGDNLVFAAFGGGFTWGSIYLKWAYNSNNN, encoded by the coding sequence ATGAATAAAATAACAGCAGCCATTACAGCTGTAGGAGCGTATGTACCGGAGCACGTGTTGACCAATAAAATGCTTGAAGAGATGGTTGACACAAATGACGAATGGATAACAACCAGAACAGGTATTAAAGAAAGACGTATTCTTAAAGAGGAAGGTAAAGGAACTTCTTTTCTTGCCATTAAAGCCGCCGAAGACCTTATTCAGAAAAAAGGCTTACACCCGGAAGATATAGATTTAGTTTTAGTTGCAACAGCTACTCCCGATTTGCCGGTAGCAGCTACCGCAGCATTCGTAGCAAGTAGTATTGGGGCAAAAAATGCCTTTGCCTACGATTTGCAGGCAGCATGTTCGAGCTTCTTGTACGGAATGTCGACGGCTGCCAGCTATATAGAATCGGGAAGGTATAAAAAAGTATTGCTGATAGGAGCAGATAAAATGTCTTCTATTATAGATTATACAGACAGGACTACCTGTATTATTTTCGGCGACGGGGCCGGGGCTGTTTTATTTGAACCCAACGAAGAAGGATTAGGGTTTCAGGATGAGTTTTTAAGAAGCGATGGCCAGGGGCGCGACTTCTTAAGGATAGAAGCAGGCGGATCGATACTTCCGGCTTCTGAAGAGACAGTGAAAAATAAAAAACATTATGTTTTCCAGGATGGCAAAACCGTATTTAAGTTTGCTGTTTCAAATATGGCGGATGTATCTGCCAAGATTATGGAAAGGAACAACCTTACCAGAGAAGAGGTACAATGGTTGGTGCCACATCAGGCAAATATGCGTATCATTAACGCCACTGCGAACAGAATGGGCGTTGAAGAATCAAAAGTGATGGTTAATATTCATAAGTACGGAAATACGACTTCTGCTACACTTCCGTTATTATTGAATGATTACGAGAAACAATTGAAAAAAGGAGATAACCTGGTTTTTGCAGCCTTTGGAGGCGGATTTACCTGGGGGTCTATTTATTTAAAATGGGCATATAATTCTAATAACAACTAG
- the pdxA gene encoding 4-hydroxythreonine-4-phosphate dehydrogenase PdxA, with product MKKESLIKVGISIGDLNGIGTEIILKTFEDARMLEFCTPVIFASNKTISFQRKYFKIQASYNGIDDISQAVEGKLNVLNVWKDAPNVEFGKETKEAGKYAFLSLKAATGALKSGAVDVLVTAPINKHNIQSKDFKFPGHTDYLAKELGGESLMFMVSDELKVGLLTDHVPVTEVSKHITPELIKTKVAKINDSLIRDFRIRRPKIAVLGVNPHAGDHGVIGKEDDEVLKPAIKEIHESGVLVYGPYSADSFFATGAHKKFDAVLASYHDQGLIPFKTLAFGHGVNYTAGLNRVRTSPDHGTGYDIAGKGKADDSSFKEALFTAIHIFKNRLEYNEITSDPLKKLSSKL from the coding sequence ATGAAGAAAGAATCTTTGATAAAAGTTGGGATATCGATTGGAGACCTTAACGGAATAGGAACAGAAATAATTTTAAAGACTTTTGAAGATGCAAGGATGCTTGAGTTCTGCACACCGGTCATCTTTGCATCGAATAAAACCATTTCTTTTCAACGCAAATATTTTAAAATCCAGGCCAGTTATAACGGTATAGATGATATTTCGCAGGCGGTAGAGGGAAAATTAAATGTGCTGAATGTCTGGAAAGATGCTCCGAATGTCGAGTTTGGGAAAGAAACCAAAGAGGCGGGGAAATATGCTTTTCTTTCATTAAAAGCAGCAACCGGCGCATTAAAATCCGGGGCTGTTGATGTGCTGGTTACGGCACCGATCAACAAGCATAATATTCAGTCGAAAGATTTTAAATTTCCGGGCCACACCGATTATCTGGCTAAAGAGCTGGGAGGAGAATCATTGATGTTTATGGTTTCCGATGAGCTTAAAGTAGGGCTGCTTACAGACCATGTGCCGGTAACTGAGGTGAGTAAGCATATTACCCCTGAACTGATTAAAACAAAAGTGGCCAAGATAAACGATTCGCTTATTCGCGATTTTAGAATCAGAAGGCCGAAAATTGCTGTTTTAGGGGTGAATCCGCATGCAGGCGATCATGGTGTTATCGGAAAAGAAGACGATGAGGTGCTAAAACCTGCCATTAAAGAAATTCACGAAAGCGGTGTGCTGGTATATGGCCCGTATTCGGCAGACAGCTTTTTTGCTACGGGGGCTCATAAGAAGTTCGATGCCGTATTGGCTTCTTACCACGATCAGGGATTAATACCTTTTAAAACGCTTGCCTTCGGACACGGAGTTAATTACACGGCAGGGCTGAACAGGGTCAGAACCTCACCGGATCATGGTACCGGTTATGATATCGCCGGAAAAGGAAAGGCTGATGACAGTTCGTTTAAAGAGGCACTGTTTACGGCAATACATATATTTAAGAACCGACTGGAATATAATGAGATAACTTCGGACCCCCTGAAAAAGTTATCTTCTAAATTATAA
- the accB gene encoding acetyl-CoA carboxylase biotin carboxyl carrier protein, translating to MELKDIQNLIKFVAKSGASEVKLEMDDVKITIKTGSEEKGETTILQQIPMGAHQVAQPHAPIAQQPTAHTPVQPVETAPANNEEENSKYITVKSPIIGTFYRKPAPDKPAFVEVGDSIGKGDVLCVIEAMKLFNEIESEVSGKIVKVLVDDSSPVEFDQPLFLVDPS from the coding sequence ATGGAGTTAAAAGATATTCAAAACTTAATTAAATTCGTAGCGAAGTCCGGTGCAAGTGAAGTGAAACTTGAAATGGATGACGTTAAAATTACAATTAAAACAGGATCAGAAGAAAAAGGAGAGACCACGATTTTGCAACAAATCCCAATGGGAGCTCACCAAGTGGCACAACCGCACGCTCCGATTGCTCAGCAGCCTACAGCTCATACACCTGTACAGCCGGTAGAAACTGCCCCAGCTAATAATGAAGAGGAGAATAGTAAATACATTACGGTTAAATCGCCTATCATCGGTACTTTCTACAGAAAACCGGCTCCAGATAAACCTGCTTTTGTAGAGGTCGGGGATTCTATTGGAAAAGGAGATGTGCTTTGTGTGATCGAGGCAATGAAACTTTTTAATGAAATTGAATCTGAAGTTTCCGGAAAGATTGTAAAAGTATTGGTTGACGATTCTTCACCTGTTGAATTTGATCAACCTTTGTTTTTAGTAGACCCTTCTTAA
- a CDS encoding YceD family protein, with the protein MKKFKEFDIPFVGLKEAKHQFDYQIENAFFESFDYDEFNKAAIQVSLELDKKSNMLELSFLAKGSVNVDCDLSNEPFDLPVNGKLHLVVKHGEEYNDEDEELLVIPHGEYQINVAQYVYEMIVLSVPVKRVHPGIKDGTLSSEIVERLEELKPKEENENNNKEIDPRWDTLKKLLTDK; encoded by the coding sequence ATGAAGAAGTTCAAGGAGTTTGATATTCCGTTTGTTGGATTAAAGGAAGCAAAGCATCAGTTTGATTATCAAATTGAAAATGCGTTCTTTGAATCTTTTGATTACGATGAGTTCAATAAAGCTGCCATTCAGGTGAGTCTTGAACTGGACAAAAAGAGCAATATGCTGGAGCTGAGCTTCCTTGCGAAGGGAAGTGTGAATGTAGATTGTGACCTGTCTAACGAACCATTTGACCTTCCGGTAAACGGAAAATTGCATTTGGTGGTGAAACACGGGGAAGAATATAATGATGAAGATGAAGAGTTGTTGGTCATCCCTCATGGGGAATATCAGATCAATGTGGCTCAGTATGTCTATGAGATGATTGTTTTGTCGGTGCCGGTAAAGAGAGTGCATCCGGGTATTAAAGACGGAACATTATCATCTGAGATCGTCGAAAGATTAGAAGAACTAAAACCAAAAGAAGAAAACGAAAACAATAATAAAGAAATAGATCCTCGTTGGGATACTTTAAAAAAGCTATTAACGGATAAATAA
- the rpmF gene encoding 50S ribosomal protein L32 has translation MAHPKRRQSSTRRDKRRTHYKATAPQIAVDKTTGESHLYHRAHWHEGKLYYRGKVLIDNTTEEVA, from the coding sequence ATGGCACATCCTAAAAGAAGACAGTCAAGCACTAGAAGAGATAAGAGAAGAACGCATTACAAAGCGACAGCTCCTCAGATTGCTGTAGATAAAACGACAGGTGAATCGCACCTTTACCACAGAGCACACTGGCATGAAGGTAAACTGTACTACAGAGGAAAAGTGTTAATCGACAATACAACTGAAGAAGTTGCATAA